The nucleotide window ATCATTAAGATCTTTCACCAGCCATGTTGCCCATTGCTGCGCCATCGCTGGCGAGTAGAAGCTGAGAGAAACCGTTACCATGCCTGTCTCTTTATCTTGGCTAGAGCTCAGAATGTTTTTAGTAAATTCCTTATAAGCCTCTTGGGCTGAAGGCTTTGGCTGATAAGGAGGCTTAACATCACGCACCCACTTTTTACTTTCAGGGTTGTAGATATCAGTATCCCAAATCAGGGTATTAGAATCCCGGTTCCAGCCTTTCGCCGCCATAAGAGGAACTAGTACATCATGTTTCTCAATGAAGGTCTTGATGAACTCCCGGGACTGCAGAACCTGCAATGCAAGATTTGTTTTGTCAGTACTCCCGCCGCTCAGGTTAATACCTGCTAGCGATGCTAAGCCACCGAATTGCCCCGCCAGCCCAGCTAAGCCCCCTTGCTGCTGTTCTTCTGCAGGGGCCAACAGGACTTCAGATTTGTAGATATTCGGAAGATATAAAGCAATAGCAACCGAGACCACCGCGAACACAACAGTGCAGGCAATTACGAACCATTTACCGCGCCAAATGGCACCGAACAACTCGCGAAGGTCTATTTCATCGTCCTGCATCACCGCTTGGTGTGGGTAACGATCTGATGTCGGAAACTCAGCGTCCTTCATGGAACCCTCATTCCTGTGGCGCAGCCACAGACTTATAAAGCAAATTGAAATGTGTGGAGAGGACTACAACCATGTAGCCCTCTTAGGCTTGGCTTACAACGTCGCTATAGCAGCCAAAGCGACAGCACTTTGATAAATGATCTGA belongs to Gallaecimonas xiamenensis 3-C-1 and includes:
- a CDS encoding Wzz/FepE/Etk N-terminal domain-containing protein — its product is MKDAEFPTSDRYPHQAVMQDDEIDLRELFGAIWRGKWFVIACTVVFAVVSVAIALYLPNIYKSEVLLAPAEEQQQGGLAGLAGQFGGLASLAGINLSGGSTDKTNLALQVLQSREFIKTFIEKHDVLVPLMAAKGWNRDSNTLIWDTDIYNPESKKWVRDVKPPYQPKPSAQEAYKEFTKNILSSSQDKETGMVTVSLSFYSPAMAQQWATWLVKDLNDVMRQRDMAEAKKSIQYLDDQISKTNLTDLRAMLYQLVEQQTKTLMFAEVRDEYVFKTVDPAIVPEEKDEPKRALICVLGTLLGGMLGVMWVLIRYFMRKE